Proteins encoded by one window of Salicibibacter halophilus:
- a CDS encoding ABC transporter permease has protein sequence MTDSKLFWAVLDGWTMARRSLKHIFRETESLVMAIGLPVAIMIMFVYVFGGAIQTGTDYVNYVVPGVIITCVGFGSSIIALSVTQDMVGGLFERFRSMPILPSSLMVGHVIGGFVRNAVATTVVFIVALLIGFDPNAELLEWLGVIGILSLFMFSVNWLFVVFGLLVKNVETANAITFPMLFLPYVSSAFVPTETMPSWLHAFAENQPMTPLIETLRGLLLGTPIGHNHWLTMAWFGGLLIVSFIVATILFKRRKKE, from the coding sequence ATGACTGATTCAAAATTATTTTGGGCTGTTTTGGACGGTTGGACGATGGCCCGGCGTAGCTTAAAACATATTTTTCGAGAAACAGAGTCCCTGGTGATGGCGATTGGATTACCCGTAGCCATTATGATCATGTTCGTCTATGTCTTTGGGGGAGCGATTCAGACAGGCACGGATTACGTGAACTATGTTGTCCCCGGTGTGATCATTACATGTGTAGGGTTTGGGAGTTCCATCATAGCTCTAAGTGTCACCCAGGACATGGTTGGCGGTTTATTTGAACGTTTCCGCAGCATGCCAATTCTTCCTTCTTCATTAATGGTGGGCCATGTCATCGGAGGCTTCGTCCGTAATGCAGTCGCAACGACAGTCGTCTTTATCGTTGCGTTGCTCATTGGATTCGATCCGAATGCGGAGTTGCTGGAATGGCTTGGTGTCATTGGTATCTTGTCTCTTTTTATGTTTTCGGTCAACTGGTTATTTGTTGTCTTTGGTTTACTTGTAAAAAATGTGGAAACGGCCAACGCCATAACATTTCCAATGTTATTCCTGCCTTATGTCAGCAGCGCCTTTGTTCCAACCGAGACAATGCCATCGTGGCTTCACGCATTTGCAGAAAATCAACCGATGACCCCGCTTATAGAGACATTACGTGGACTTTTGCTTGGAACACCAATTGGTCATAATCATTGGTTGACGATGGCTTGGTTTGGAGGCTTGCTAATCGTTTCGTTCATCGTTGCAACAATTTTGTTTAAGAGACGTAAAAAAGAGTAG
- a CDS encoding DUF429 domain-containing protein — MTPKVIGIGWDVGGWMGSNHGVAICEWDPAKQTIEWKGAPTEISIPNSGRLSLQQLISSVDDTLNSDDDRRMIIGVDAPLGYPKAFIQLINGEINPVDKPEKEIQNPLAYRYTDRAIYEILGKKPLSAVFDRIGNNTTVAMSHAKLWEKRDGFKIYPMAKQGKEDKKIIIEVYPALLKASKKSEAHTNIRQYLPTNIKPGTDAYDACICALYAIAFGVNDSPLPNLAHPPTHEKETVKEEGWIYYFEKG; from the coding sequence ATGACACCAAAAGTTATTGGCATTGGCTGGGATGTAGGAGGTTGGATGGGAAGCAATCATGGCGTTGCTATTTGTGAGTGGGACCCTGCAAAACAAACCATTGAGTGGAAGGGCGCACCGACAGAAATATCGATTCCGAATAGCGGGCGACTATCGCTGCAACAATTAATAAGTTCCGTCGATGATACCCTTAATTCGGACGATGATCGCCGCATGATTATTGGCGTGGATGCCCCGCTTGGCTATCCGAAGGCATTCATACAACTCATCAACGGAGAAATAAACCCGGTCGATAAGCCTGAAAAAGAAATCCAAAATCCGCTTGCATATCGATATACGGACCGAGCGATCTATGAAATATTGGGGAAAAAGCCTCTATCCGCTGTTTTTGATAGAATCGGGAATAATACGACCGTCGCGATGTCCCACGCGAAGTTGTGGGAAAAGCGCGATGGCTTCAAAATTTATCCAATGGCAAAGCAAGGAAAAGAAGACAAAAAAATTATAATAGAAGTGTATCCTGCTCTGCTTAAAGCATCTAAAAAGTCGGAAGCTCATACAAACATCAGACAGTATTTGCCCACCAACATTAAACCTGGAACCGACGCCTACGATGCCTGTATTTGTGCCCTTTATGCCATTGCTTTTGGCGTAAACGATTCACCCTTGCCCAACCTCGCGCACCCTCCGACGCATGAAAAAGAAACGGTAAAGGAAGAGGGATGGATTTATTATTTCGAAAAGGGGTGA
- a CDS encoding TetR/AcrR family transcriptional regulator encodes MAPLNNEQIEQKKNERKAQIMRAAIKVFADNGIKLTKISMIAKEAKVSHGLVYHYFNSKDEILSESLEWAIEEKKADQVFHDLKESQNSPLEQIKQFTQFAFTESDTEITSSVFRIMQNLSSSNGLPDHLKDLVEKAGQFYIESLYPLFYEGQKTGEIIQGDTEELLGVYLTILSSIMADDPSFWKEHMEWKVEILLRMISAR; translated from the coding sequence ATGGCGCCGTTAAATAATGAACAAATAGAACAGAAAAAAAATGAAAGAAAAGCCCAGATCATGCGTGCTGCAATTAAAGTATTTGCGGATAATGGCATTAAACTAACAAAAATAAGCATGATTGCAAAAGAAGCGAAAGTGAGCCATGGATTGGTCTATCATTATTTTAATTCCAAAGACGAGATACTATCTGAAAGCTTGGAGTGGGCAATCGAAGAAAAAAAAGCCGATCAAGTTTTTCATGATCTAAAAGAAAGTCAGAATAGCCCCTTGGAACAAATAAAGCAGTTTACCCAATTTGCATTTACAGAGAGCGATACAGAAATCACTAGTAGCGTATTTCGAATCATGCAGAATTTAAGTTCTTCCAATGGTTTGCCTGATCATTTAAAGGACCTCGTGGAAAAAGCAGGGCAATTCTATATTGAATCACTGTATCCGTTGTTCTATGAAGGACAGAAAACCGGAGAGATTATTCAAGGAGACACAGAAGAGTTGCTGGGTGTCTATTTGACAATCTTGTCCAGCATTATGGCAGATGATCCTTCATTTTGGAAAGAACACATGGAATGGAAAGTGGAGATTTTGTTAAGAATGATTTCAGCAAGATAA
- a CDS encoding protein-L-isoaspartate(D-aspartate) O-methyltransferase: MDLLFRKGVNRLHNQEKEINRYFEQMDRSYFIDENKELASLDQALSIGYGQTISQPTLVLKMTLELGLSPESRVLEIGTGSGFQTALLAAFSDTVYTVEHIKALHERAKEKLQEAEFTNIHFKQGNGSRGWREKAPFDRIMVTAAAPEIPEQLLEQLKNGGKMIIPIGGPHNQDLTLIEKDEEGEITSTFIMPVVFVGLIGGED; the protein is encoded by the coding sequence ATGGATTTATTATTTCGAAAAGGGGTGAATAGATTGCATAACCAAGAAAAAGAAATCAACCGCTATTTTGAGCAAATGGACCGTAGTTATTTTATCGATGAAAATAAAGAATTGGCCTCATTAGACCAGGCGTTATCCATTGGTTATGGGCAAACCATTTCCCAGCCGACGCTCGTATTAAAGATGACGTTGGAACTCGGCCTTTCCCCTGAATCCAGAGTACTGGAAATCGGGACAGGCTCCGGTTTTCAAACCGCTCTACTGGCCGCGTTTTCCGACACCGTCTACACCGTTGAACACATTAAAGCCTTGCACGAGCGGGCAAAAGAAAAATTGCAGGAAGCGGAATTTACAAACATTCACTTTAAACAGGGGAACGGAAGCCGCGGTTGGAGAGAAAAAGCCCCCTTTGACCGCATCATGGTGACTGCTGCCGCTCCGGAAATACCGGAACAGCTCCTCGAACAGTTAAAAAACGGCGGAAAGATGATTATCCCCATCGGCGGTCCGCACAACCAGGATTTAACGTTGATCGAGAAAGATGAAGAAGGGGAAATCACTTCCACATTCATTATGCCGGTCGTTTTTGTAGGTTTGATCGGAGGAGAAGACTAA
- a CDS encoding dimethylarginine dimethylaminohydrolase family protein, which translates to MKVNVQGERWHPSEKSFAEEMPDHWGQWYCDSEVAPLKAVLMHRPGDEISEIHENNYADYRFRGSIQPDRARKQQDALAKIYRDHGISVHYVKHQRKDKPNAMYVRDLMFMTPEGAIVGRAGNPFRRGEEKAVAQTLTELGVPIISTINGNGIFEGACAMWLDRETVVLGTGSRANESGIRQVEFELRNLGVTDIIKTQIPYGSIHLDGYMNMVAKNKMVIFPWHVTYDCAKQLMERDIQLIEATNIEEIKHMMALNFVALEPGKVVIPAGNPDTTALLRQEGIEVIAVEMDEIMNGWGANHCMTAFLRREPLK; encoded by the coding sequence ATGAAGGTCAACGTACAAGGAGAACGATGGCATCCTTCTGAAAAATCGTTTGCCGAAGAGATGCCTGACCATTGGGGACAATGGTATTGTGATTCGGAAGTCGCCCCGCTGAAAGCCGTGCTCATGCACAGACCTGGCGATGAAATTAGCGAGATCCATGAAAACAATTATGCCGATTACCGTTTCCGAGGCTCCATTCAACCTGACCGTGCAAGAAAACAACAGGATGCTCTGGCGAAAATATATCGTGATCATGGCATTAGCGTGCATTATGTCAAACATCAGCGAAAGGACAAGCCCAACGCCATGTACGTGCGAGACTTAATGTTCATGACGCCGGAAGGCGCTATTGTGGGCAGGGCAGGAAACCCTTTCCGGCGAGGGGAAGAAAAAGCTGTCGCCCAAACGTTAACGGAATTGGGCGTGCCCATTATATCAACGATTAATGGGAATGGTATTTTTGAAGGGGCTTGTGCGATGTGGTTGGACCGTGAAACCGTTGTGTTGGGGACCGGGAGCAGAGCAAACGAATCCGGTATCCGACAGGTAGAATTTGAGCTGCGAAATCTTGGCGTTACCGATATTATTAAAACGCAAATTCCTTACGGCAGCATCCATTTAGATGGATATATGAATATGGTTGCGAAAAACAAGATGGTTATTTTTCCGTGGCATGTGACCTATGATTGTGCCAAACAGTTGATGGAGCGTGATATTCAGCTTATCGAAGCCACAAATATCGAAGAAATTAAACATATGATGGCATTAAATTTTGTGGCGCTTGAGCCGGGCAAAGTCGTTATCCCTGCTGGTAATCCGGACACAACAGCATTGCTCCGGCAGGAAGGGATCGAAGTCATTGCCGTCGAGATGGATGAAATCATGAACGGTTGGGGCGCAAACCATTGCATGACCGCATTTTTAAGAAGGGAACCTCTGAAGTAA
- a CDS encoding FAD-binding dehydrogenase, translating to MDTDVIVVGAGLAGLVATAEIADAGKKVLLLDQEPEASLGGQAWWSFGGLFLIDSPEQRRMRIKDSLELAWQDWMGTADFDRKEDEDYWGKKWAKAYLKFAAGEKREWLRRKGVRFFPVVSWAERGGYLAEGHGNTVPRFHITWGTGPGLVEPFERIVREHMKNGQVDYRPRHQVDRLMTKNGTVVGVSGSKLASSNNDRGEESPREVTGEFEYLAAAVLVSSGGIGANFDLIRENWPNRLGDPPKRMISGVPAHVDGRMLSIAEKAGGRIVNRDRMWHYTEGIKNWSPIWPKHGIRILPGPSSIWLDARGQRFVSPNFPGFDTLGTLSAIQKTGYDYSWFILTEKIIEKEFALSGSEQNPDLTEKSIKKVLNRVKSGAPAPVQAFKDKGEDFVVADTLEELVSGMNALTDEHLLTVEAIERQIRARDRAIAHKFTKDLQVMALRSARQYLGDKVSRVAKPHSILDPKNGPLIAVRLNILSRKTLGGLQTNLSGAVLNEAGQAIPGLYAAGEVSGFGGGGVHGYRSLEGTFLGGCLFTGRTAGRAIAAELEGEK from the coding sequence ATGGACACCGATGTTATCGTTGTGGGCGCAGGGCTCGCGGGATTGGTTGCAACAGCAGAAATCGCTGACGCCGGAAAAAAAGTTTTACTTTTGGATCAAGAACCGGAAGCTTCATTGGGAGGCCAAGCGTGGTGGTCGTTTGGAGGCTTATTTCTGATTGATTCCCCGGAACAGCGCCGAATGAGGATCAAAGATTCGTTGGAATTGGCGTGGCAAGACTGGATGGGCACGGCCGATTTCGATCGTAAAGAGGATGAAGATTACTGGGGGAAGAAATGGGCGAAAGCTTATTTGAAATTCGCCGCCGGGGAGAAACGTGAATGGCTACGCAGGAAGGGCGTTCGATTTTTTCCGGTCGTAAGTTGGGCGGAACGCGGGGGTTACCTTGCCGAAGGCCATGGGAACACCGTTCCCCGCTTCCACATCACCTGGGGCACAGGCCCGGGCTTGGTTGAACCATTCGAACGAATCGTCCGCGAGCATATGAAAAACGGACAAGTCGATTACCGGCCGCGGCACCAGGTAGACCGCCTTATGACAAAAAATGGGACAGTTGTAGGGGTTAGTGGCTCCAAACTAGCCTCAAGCAATAATGACCGAGGAGAAGAAAGTCCTCGAGAAGTGACGGGAGAGTTTGAGTACCTTGCTGCAGCAGTTTTGGTGTCGAGCGGAGGCATAGGGGCAAACTTTGATTTGATTCGTGAAAACTGGCCGAACCGGCTCGGGGACCCACCCAAACGTATGATTTCCGGTGTGCCGGCGCATGTCGATGGCCGCATGCTTTCCATTGCCGAAAAGGCTGGCGGTCGTATCGTTAATCGGGATCGTATGTGGCACTACACCGAGGGCATTAAAAATTGGAGTCCGATTTGGCCCAAACACGGGATCCGTATCCTTCCGGGACCGTCTTCGATTTGGCTTGATGCTCGTGGCCAGCGTTTCGTCTCTCCCAATTTTCCGGGTTTTGACACTTTGGGTACGCTGAGCGCCATACAAAAAACCGGATACGATTATTCCTGGTTTATTCTAACGGAAAAAATCATTGAAAAGGAGTTCGCGCTTTCGGGATCCGAACAAAATCCGGATTTAACCGAAAAAAGTATCAAAAAGGTGCTAAACCGGGTGAAATCCGGTGCTCCGGCTCCTGTTCAAGCCTTTAAAGACAAAGGCGAAGATTTTGTCGTTGCCGATACGTTGGAAGAACTCGTCAGCGGGATGAATGCCTTGACTGATGAGCATTTATTGACTGTTGAAGCTATCGAACGCCAAATCCGTGCTCGAGATCGTGCCATTGCTCACAAATTTACAAAAGATCTGCAAGTGATGGCACTTCGCAGCGCCCGTCAGTATCTTGGTGATAAAGTGAGTCGAGTTGCCAAACCACACAGCATTCTCGATCCGAAAAACGGTCCATTGATTGCCGTACGTTTGAATATTCTCAGCCGTAAAACGTTGGGCGGCCTGCAAACGAATTTATCCGGCGCTGTTTTGAACGAAGCAGGGCAAGCGATACCCGGGCTTTATGCCGCCGGAGAAGTTTCCGGATTCGGAGGAGGCGGTGTCCACGGCTACCGATCTTTAGAAGGAACCTTTTTGGGCGGGTGCCTGTTTACAGGACGGACAGCAGGGCGCGCGATAGCGGCAGAATTAGAGGGAGAAAAATAA
- a CDS encoding ATP-binding cassette domain-containing protein, with translation MDEPVISVKNIRKSYGKQTVLDGLNFDVKHGSIFALLGENGAGKTTMVRILTTLIKADGGLATIGGYDIKHESQSVKKIISLTGQYAAVDELLTGEENLQMLGRLNHLDRDTVKKRTEKLLNQFDLQDAAKKRAQSYSGGMRRRLDIAISLLADPKVIFLDEPTTGLDPRSRKNMWNLIQQLAENGVTIFLTTQYLEEADQLADKIAVISGGKIIEEGTSEDLKRMVGQDKLELTFRDQTSFHQVKNILEGQMNENEWSLSVSTEGSTENLRQLLNKLHEYEIEPASINIRKPTLDDVFMELTSDLNEGASVND, from the coding sequence ATGGATGAACCTGTTATATCGGTAAAAAACATTAGAAAAAGCTACGGGAAACAAACTGTTTTAGATGGATTGAACTTTGACGTAAAACATGGATCCATTTTTGCACTACTTGGAGAAAATGGAGCAGGGAAAACGACGATGGTTCGAATCTTGACTACCTTGATAAAAGCTGATGGAGGCTTGGCGACAATTGGCGGTTACGATATCAAACATGAGTCCCAATCTGTGAAGAAGATAATCAGTTTAACCGGCCAGTATGCGGCAGTAGATGAACTGCTCACAGGTGAAGAAAACCTGCAAATGTTGGGGCGGTTAAATCATCTTGATCGCGATACTGTTAAAAAGAGAACAGAAAAACTATTGAATCAATTTGATTTGCAAGATGCTGCCAAAAAGCGAGCCCAATCCTATTCCGGCGGAATGCGCCGCCGGCTCGACATTGCAATCAGCCTGCTTGCCGACCCAAAAGTGATTTTCCTGGATGAGCCAACAACAGGGCTAGATCCACGTAGCCGCAAGAATATGTGGAACTTGATTCAGCAACTTGCAGAAAACGGCGTAACCATCTTTTTAACAACACAGTATTTAGAAGAGGCTGATCAGCTTGCAGACAAAATTGCTGTTATCAGTGGCGGCAAAATCATTGAAGAAGGGACATCGGAGGATCTTAAACGTATGGTTGGTCAAGACAAGCTAGAGTTAACGTTTAGGGATCAGACGTCGTTTCATCAAGTCAAAAATATTCTGGAGGGACAAATGAACGAGAACGAATGGAGTCTCTCGGTTTCCACGGAAGGTTCAACGGAAAATCTGCGCCAACTGTTGAACAAATTGCATGAATATGAAATTGAACCAGCGTCTATCAACATTCGTAAACCGACTTTGGATGATGTCTTTATGGAACTAACAAGCGATCTTAATGAAGGAGCTAGTGTAAATGACTGA